The proteins below come from a single Afipia felis ATCC 53690 genomic window:
- the dctA gene encoding C4-dicarboxylate transporter DctA produces the protein MAKALAAKKAGEKRPFYRKLYVQVIIAVLVGAAIGHFYPHLGIQLKPYGDVFVRAIKVVVAPIIFTTIVIGIAKMGDIRKVANVGLKALIYFEIASTLALIIGMIVGNVWKVGQGINADPASFDINTVASYAKVAQNMTLTDFFVSIVPKSFVEPFVHGDILPVLFIAVLLGFALSFSGERGKPIISFLDAASVALFGMVRIIMYYAPIAALCAMAFTVGKYGPKTLLNLGELVASIYIVSILFVVVVLGGFLRLCGFSIARVMNYFKDEIIFVFAATSAETMMPRCMQKLEKLGVSKEVVGLVMPGGFSFNMDGTAIYMTMAVLFLAHAFNVELTIWHQLAVLFVMLFTSKGAAGVTGGGFVALAATLPVVNAVPVAGIALLLGVDRFMAEIRAATNLTSNIIATLVVGRWVGAIDMDVARAELAAGFVETDETLAWNNPHAEMQAAE, from the coding sequence ATGGCGAAGGCGCTCGCCGCGAAAAAGGCGGGAGAGAAACGTCCTTTCTATCGCAAGCTTTATGTTCAGGTTATCATCGCCGTGCTCGTCGGTGCGGCGATCGGCCATTTTTATCCGCACCTTGGCATTCAGTTGAAGCCGTATGGCGATGTCTTCGTGCGCGCCATCAAGGTCGTCGTTGCGCCAATCATCTTCACCACCATCGTCATCGGCATCGCCAAGATGGGCGACATCCGCAAAGTGGCGAATGTCGGTCTCAAGGCGCTGATCTACTTCGAGATCGCTTCCACGCTCGCGCTGATCATCGGCATGATCGTCGGCAATGTGTGGAAGGTCGGCCAGGGCATCAACGCTGATCCGGCCTCATTCGACATCAACACCGTCGCGTCGTACGCGAAGGTTGCCCAGAACATGACGCTGACCGACTTCTTCGTGTCGATCGTGCCGAAGTCATTCGTCGAACCGTTCGTGCATGGTGACATCCTGCCGGTGCTGTTCATCGCGGTGTTGCTCGGCTTCGCTCTGAGTTTCTCCGGCGAACGCGGCAAGCCGATCATCTCGTTCCTGGATGCCGCGTCGGTGGCGCTGTTCGGCATGGTGCGGATCATCATGTACTATGCGCCGATCGCAGCTCTCTGCGCGATGGCGTTCACTGTCGGCAAGTATGGCCCGAAGACGCTGCTTAACCTCGGCGAGCTCGTTGCCTCGATCTACATCGTCAGCATCCTGTTCGTGGTGGTCGTGCTGGGTGGCTTCCTGCGACTATGCGGGTTCAGCATCGCCCGGGTGATGAACTACTTCAAGGACGAGATTATTTTCGTCTTTGCCGCGACTTCGGCGGAAACGATGATGCCGCGCTGCATGCAGAAGCTGGAAAAGCTCGGCGTGTCGAAGGAAGTGGTCGGTCTGGTCATGCCGGGCGGGTTCTCCTTCAATATGGACGGTACCGCGATCTACATGACCATGGCGGTTCTGTTCCTGGCCCATGCGTTCAACGTCGAACTGACGATCTGGCATCAGCTCGCTGTGCTGTTCGTGATGCTGTTCACCTCGAAGGGTGCGGCGGGTGTGACGGGCGGTGGTTTCGTCGCACTGGCAGCGACGCTGCCGGTCGTCAACGCAGTCCCGGTGGCGGGCATCGCGCTGCTGCTCGGCGTCGACCGTTTCATGGCCGAAATCCGCGCGGCGACCAACCTGACCTCCAACATCATCGCGACGCTGGTTGTTGGTCGCTGGGTCGGTGCCATCGACATGGATGTCGCGAGGGCGGAGCTGGCTGCCGGCTTTGTCGAAACCGATGAAACGCTCGCGTGGAATAATCCCCACGCGGAAATGCAGGCTGCCGAGTAA
- a CDS encoding molybdopterin-dependent oxidoreductase yields MADLLSIEATVNGRRVKKNVDPSQRALDFLRDDLNMTGTKEGCGAGECGTCSVFVDGALVKSCLLPAAKLKDKTVETVEGLARSGEMSAVQKAFHKAGASQCGYCIPGMVMAATAALRLNPDADRDEIRERLGGNICRCTGYQKIFDAVEMARDFLNGKLSANAFDDLDMEDGKYIGVNVRRIDAPSKVTGALRYAGDMVLPGMLHVQVLRSPHPHARIVSIDTTDAEAVMGVEGIVTCADVPGQDGFGVFVADQPIMARDKVRYVGEQIAAVAAETLAAAREAVKKIKVEYELLPAVFDPDEAMVAGAPVVHDYAQDNLVKHIPIRNGNVEDGFAQSDVIVEQTYETQQVEHAYLETEAGVAYVDHDGVVTVHSPSQNITHHRHMLSRILNLPINKIRMIMSPVGGGFGGKEDMIYQGMLALLAMKTRRPVRLVFTREESIATTAKRHPSRTTYKMGLTKDGKIVASQIRIIYDGGAYGMSTEGVIRKGAILGGGPYNIPHFQIDTYGVYTNNTPSGAFRAFGSLQSQFATESHLDLCAERLGIDPFELRLKNVMHTGDRTHTKHILNSCSMEQVLVAARDASRWESGTPNVRGDKRSDLGGEGTRPPCTVTPREPVAAPEPVKQRGAA; encoded by the coding sequence ATGGCTGACCTGTTGTCCATCGAGGCGACCGTTAACGGCCGCCGCGTCAAAAAGAACGTCGATCCGTCGCAGCGCGCTCTCGATTTCCTGCGCGACGACCTGAACATGACCGGCACCAAGGAGGGCTGCGGCGCCGGTGAATGCGGCACGTGTTCCGTCTTCGTTGATGGCGCGCTGGTGAAGTCGTGTCTGCTTCCGGCCGCGAAACTCAAAGACAAGACCGTCGAGACGGTCGAGGGCCTTGCAAGGTCCGGCGAGATGTCGGCCGTGCAGAAAGCCTTTCACAAGGCCGGCGCAAGCCAGTGTGGTTACTGCATCCCGGGCATGGTGATGGCCGCCACGGCAGCGTTGCGCCTCAATCCGGATGCCGACCGCGATGAAATCCGGGAGCGGCTTGGCGGCAACATCTGCCGCTGCACCGGTTATCAGAAGATTTTCGACGCCGTGGAAATGGCGCGCGATTTCCTCAACGGCAAGCTGTCGGCGAATGCGTTCGACGATCTGGACATGGAAGACGGCAAGTATATCGGCGTCAACGTTCGCCGTATCGATGCGCCGTCCAAGGTGACCGGCGCGCTGCGCTACGCAGGCGACATGGTTCTGCCGGGCATGCTGCATGTGCAGGTTCTGCGCAGCCCGCATCCGCACGCGCGCATCGTTTCGATCGATACCACGGACGCCGAAGCGGTAATGGGCGTCGAGGGGATCGTCACCTGTGCCGACGTGCCGGGGCAGGATGGATTCGGCGTGTTCGTCGCCGACCAGCCGATCATGGCGCGCGACAAGGTGCGTTATGTCGGTGAGCAGATCGCTGCGGTCGCTGCCGAGACGCTGGCCGCGGCGCGCGAAGCTGTCAAAAAAATCAAGGTCGAATACGAGTTGCTTCCGGCGGTATTTGATCCGGACGAGGCAATGGTCGCGGGCGCTCCTGTGGTTCACGATTACGCCCAGGACAATCTCGTCAAACACATCCCGATCCGCAACGGCAACGTCGAAGACGGTTTCGCGCAGTCGGATGTGATCGTCGAGCAGACCTACGAGACCCAACAGGTCGAGCATGCCTATCTCGAAACCGAGGCGGGCGTCGCTTATGTCGATCACGACGGTGTCGTTACGGTTCATTCGCCGAGCCAGAACATCACGCATCACCGCCATATGCTGTCGCGCATCCTCAATCTGCCGATCAATAAGATCCGCATGATCATGAGCCCGGTGGGCGGCGGGTTTGGCGGCAAGGAAGACATGATCTATCAGGGCATGCTGGCGCTGCTCGCGATGAAGACCCGCAGACCCGTGCGGTTGGTATTCACCCGCGAGGAATCGATCGCGACCACAGCCAAGCGCCATCCGTCCCGCACCACCTATAAGATGGGCCTGACCAAGGACGGCAAGATTGTCGCCTCGCAAATTCGGATCATTTACGACGGCGGCGCCTACGGCATGTCGACCGAAGGCGTGATCCGCAAGGGCGCGATCCTGGGCGGCGGGCCGTACAACATTCCGCATTTCCAGATCGACACCTACGGCGTCTACACCAACAACACGCCGTCCGGTGCTTTCCGTGCATTCGGGTCGCTGCAATCGCAATTCGCGACCGAATCCCACCTCGACCTCTGCGCCGAGCGTCTGGGTATAGACCCGTTCGAATTGCGTTTGAAGAACGTGATGCACACCGGGGACCGGACGCACACCAAGCATATCCTCAACTCGTGCAGCATGGAGCAGGTTTTGGTTGCTGCCCGTGATGCATCCCGATGGGAAAGCGGCACGCCGAATGTTCGTGGCGACAAGCGCTCCGACCTTGGCGGCGAGGGAACGCGTCCTCCGTGCACCGTGACGCCGCGCGAGCCTGTCGCCGCGCCCGAGCCTGTAAAGCAGCGAGGTGCAGCATGA
- a CDS encoding FAD binding domain-containing protein has translation MLSCDRYITPESLDEALTAAAASAGQFRFVAGATDLLPWAREGRAGDVHVPVMIDIAGVPELKAVKVQGDRLWLGAATPFQRFLDRADLIEVAPGMPDCAIWFADSQIRESATIGGNIVNASPAGDGIPPLLAANAIVELAVLRDGEIRRRRMPLSEFLKGPGLTAAEHDEILLGVECDALRGYGGAFEKVGHRRSLVISVVCLSALVRMDASGRSFQDVRLAIGGVGPTAKRMTTTEERLAGQAVSAELLHEVMAATDVFIQSRSRQEYRKQVTPGFLVRALAKAMKKAGANDNACAIAEEVANG, from the coding sequence ATGTTGAGTTGTGATCGATACATCACGCCCGAGTCGCTTGATGAGGCGCTGACGGCCGCTGCCGCCAGTGCCGGTCAGTTCCGTTTCGTGGCCGGTGCGACCGATCTCTTGCCGTGGGCGAGGGAAGGCCGTGCGGGCGATGTGCATGTGCCTGTGATGATCGACATTGCCGGCGTGCCTGAATTGAAGGCCGTCAAGGTGCAAGGCGATCGCCTTTGGCTTGGCGCGGCGACGCCGTTCCAGCGTTTTCTGGATCGCGCCGACCTGATCGAAGTTGCGCCTGGCATGCCGGACTGCGCGATCTGGTTCGCGGATAGCCAGATCCGCGAGTCGGCGACGATCGGCGGAAATATCGTCAACGCCTCTCCGGCGGGTGACGGTATTCCGCCGCTGCTTGCCGCCAATGCCATCGTTGAGTTGGCAGTTTTGCGCGATGGCGAAATCCGCCGCCGCCGTATGCCGCTGTCGGAATTTTTGAAAGGCCCCGGGCTGACGGCCGCTGAGCACGACGAAATTCTGCTCGGTGTCGAATGCGATGCGCTGCGCGGCTACGGCGGCGCTTTCGAGAAGGTCGGCCATCGTCGTTCGCTGGTGATCTCGGTTGTCTGTCTCTCCGCGCTGGTTCGCATGGATGCTTCCGGCCGGTCGTTCCAGGACGTGCGGCTCGCGATCGGCGGCGTCGGCCCGACGGCCAAACGCATGACCACGACCGAAGAGCGGCTGGCGGGACAGGCGGTGTCGGCCGAACTGCTGCACGAAGTCATGGCTGCGACCGACGTCTTCATTCAGTCGCGCAGCCGGCAGGAATATCGAAAGCAGGTGACGCCCGGTTTCCTGGTGCGGGCGCTTGCGAAGGCTATGAAGAAAGCAGGCGCAAATGACAACGCCTGCGCGATTGCAGAGGAGGTCGCCAATGGCTGA
- a CDS encoding xanthine dehydrogenase family protein molybdopterin-binding subunit — protein MSVKKRGRGMAGGWYGIARTAAVDRAGTWAEIDDGGTVKIVTGVTEIGEGILTVLAQIAAEEIGVKPENVVIGDNDTARSPEAAHAGATRQTYMIGNSVAMACREAKGRFVSAVAEMWDVPPETIETGNGYVWANETNLRETMADAVEHIKKRGVVVVGSANFTAHHTGLDPVDGSGTPWQAYVFGCQVAEVEVDTLTGEVQVLGVWAAHDVGRAVNPRGVEGQIEGGIVQALGQGLMEDYKLAQGHTTTPGFAKYILPTSVDVPHVTSVIVEDPDPIGPLGVKGIGEPAMVPTIPAVMNAIYDAIGVRITSLPATPEKILEALAKKRIEAPLGA, from the coding sequence ATGAGCGTGAAGAAACGCGGCCGCGGCATGGCCGGCGGCTGGTACGGCATTGCACGAACTGCGGCAGTCGACCGGGCCGGAACCTGGGCCGAGATCGACGACGGCGGCACGGTGAAGATCGTGACCGGCGTCACCGAGATCGGCGAAGGCATTCTCACCGTGCTGGCGCAGATCGCGGCGGAAGAAATCGGCGTGAAGCCCGAGAACGTGGTGATCGGCGACAACGATACCGCGCGCTCGCCGGAAGCGGCACACGCCGGCGCGACGCGCCAAACCTACATGATCGGAAACTCGGTGGCGATGGCCTGCCGCGAAGCGAAAGGCCGTTTCGTCAGCGCCGTAGCCGAGATGTGGGATGTTCCGCCCGAGACGATCGAGACCGGAAACGGCTACGTCTGGGCAAACGAGACCAATCTGCGCGAGACGATGGCTGACGCCGTCGAGCACATCAAAAAGCGCGGCGTCGTCGTGGTTGGCTCCGCCAACTTCACCGCGCATCACACCGGCCTCGATCCAGTCGATGGCAGCGGCACGCCCTGGCAGGCTTATGTGTTTGGCTGTCAGGTGGCTGAGGTTGAAGTCGATACGCTCACCGGCGAGGTGCAGGTTCTCGGCGTCTGGGCCGCGCACGACGTCGGCCGCGCCGTCAATCCGCGCGGTGTCGAAGGGCAGATCGAAGGCGGCATCGTGCAGGCGCTCGGGCAGGGCCTGATGGAGGATTACAAGCTGGCGCAAGGGCACACCACGACGCCCGGCTTCGCCAAGTACATCCTGCCGACCTCGGTCGACGTGCCGCATGTCACTTCGGTGATCGTCGAGGATCCCGATCCGATCGGGCCGCTCGGAGTTAAAGGCATCGGTGAGCCGGCGATGGTGCCGACGATCCCGGCTGTCATGAACGCTATCTACGACGCCATCGGCGTCCGCATCACGTCTCTTCCGGCGACGCCGGAGAAGATACTGGAAGCGCTCGCGAAGAAGCGCATCGAAGCACCGTTGGGTGCGTAA